GGTTTACCCCGATCAGGCAGGCTTTGCCGCGACCTGGGCGCTAGATGCCCGGTTCACCCCCAAGATGGTCGAGGGCGACCGCGAAGCCGCCTATCGCCGCTGGAAAGCGGCAGTGGCGGCGGCGATGATGGTCTAGGCTGGTATCCGCGCGCCTTCGGCGATGGTACGGGGGCGCGCATTCAGCTCTTCTATCGAGAACCCGGCGATGGATTTGTACCTGGCCGCATGCGCGGCCAGTTCGGCGTGGGGGATCACGGTGTCAATATCGTCGAAATCGCCGCCGCACAGATCCTCGACCCGTTGCAGCACCCCGTCCGGCCCGCCGCCCGCACGATTGGCCTGGCCAACGGCGGTGGTCACCGGGCGGACCTCGGCCTCATAGGCCGCCAGCGCCCTGGGTGTTATCCCATGCTCCAGCAGCCGGGCACCAATGATGCGCGCATCCAGAATCGCCTGACTGGCCCCGTTCGATCCCACCGGATAGGTGGGATGCGCCGCATCGCCCATCAGGGTCACCGACCCGCCCGTCCAGCGGGGCAGGGGGTCGCGGTCGACCATCGGGTATTCATAGACCACCTCGGCCCCTTGGATCAGCGCGGGAACGTCGATCCAGTCGAACCGCCAGTCGGCGAAATCGGGCAGGAAATCACCGATATCGGCGGCGCGGTTCCAATCCTCTTTCTTCCACGCGGCATCGAGGGGAAAGCGTTTCTCGGCGATCCAGTTCATTTCGACCATGCCGTCGCCGTCCGGCTCCGAAATCGGATAAGACACCAGCCGCAGGTCGTCATGGCCGATCATCGCCATGGCGCCGCCACCGAAATAGGCGGGTGCCCGGGTGGTGGCGCGCCACAGCACGCGCCCGTTCCAGATCGGTTCGCCCTCGTTCGGGTACATCTGAGCCCTGAGTGCCGAATGGATACCGTCGGCGGCGATCAGCAACCGCCCCTCGACCCGGCGCCCATCGCTCAGGATCAAGGTCGCACTCTCTGGCCCGGTTTCGAACCCGGCAGCGCGTGCACCGGTCACCACGCAATCTGCCCCGGCGCGGGCGATCAGCGCCTCGTACAGCATCATCTGCAAGGCGCCGCGATGCACCGAGTACTGCGGCCAGGCATAACCGGCCCAGATGCCGCGCGGCTCTTCCCAGATGGTCTTGCCGAGTTTTGAGTAGAACCCCAGTTGGCGCGTCCGCACCCCGATCCGGTCCAGTTCCGCTTCCAGCCCTAGATCCAGCAACTCGCGCACCGCATTGGGTTGCAGGTTGATCCCCACCCCCATCGGGCGCAGCACCGCCGTTGCCTCGTAGATGCGGAACGGCACCCCGATCTGGTGCAGCGTCAGCCCCAGGCTGAGCCCCGCGATACCTGCACCGGCAATCAGAACGGTCATGAAAGTCTCCCTCTCTCTTGACGCCAGACTGCCCGGCGCCGGGCATGAGGTCGAGAGGAAATCAGCCTTGATAGGGGCGCAGGAACACTGGCTTGTCGGGTGCGGACAGGTCAGCGTTGTACTGGTATCCGCCGCTGTCGAACTCGCTCAGCGCCTGTGGATCGGTCAGACGGCGTTGCACGATGTAACGGGCCATCGCCCCGCGCGCCTTCTTGGCGAAAAAGCTGACGATCTTGGGCGCGCCGCCCTTGTCCTCCATGAACACGGGCGTGATCACCCGCAGTTTCAGCGCCTTGGGGTCGACGGCGCCAAAGTATTCCTGGCTAGCGCAGTTGACCAGCACATCCGTGCCGATTTCATCGGCCTGAGCGTTCAGCGTCCGGGACAGCTGGTCACCCCAATAGTCATAGAGAGAGGTCCCTCGCCGGGTCTTCAACCGGCTGCCCATTTCCAGACGATAGGCCTGGATCGCATCCAGCGGACGCAACACGCCGTAAAGCCCCGACAGGATGCGCAGGTGCTGCTGCGCCCAGTCCATTTCCTCGGAGTCGAGCGAGGCCGCCTCGAGCCCCTGATAGGTGTCACCGGCAAAGGCCAGCGCGGCAGGGCGGGTCACATCCGCGCCCGGCGCATCGGCGAATTCGCGGAACCGGTCGCGGTTGAGCCGGGCCAGATCGTCGCTCAGCCCCATCAGTTTCTTGAGATCGCCGAGCGTCAGGTTGCGCGCGGTCTTGGCCAGCCGCACCGCATCGTCCTGAAAGGCGGGCTCGGTCGTCGCGACGTCGCGCTCTGCCCAATCCAGCCGCTTGGCCGGAGAGATCACCACCAGCATATCCTGCCCCTTCGTCCTTGGTTTCGTGGGTATCTAGGTCGTCTGGCCCAGCACGTCCAGAAAGGCCTCACCAAAACGTTCCCAGCGTCGATCACCCAACAGCGCCTCAAGTCCGCTCCGATCGTCGGGGCGCATTTGCGCCACCTTGGCCAGTTGCGACGCCGAACAGCTGAGCGGTTTGTCGATGCCGTCAGGGCCGCGCGCCAGATCGGCCTGCACAGCCAACAGCCGGTCATAGATGTTGCCGGTCTGCCGCCCGGCCAGCTTGCGGCGGGCGGGGTGCAGCATCTCGGCAGCACCGCTCACCACCTCCAGAAACATGGCGCCGTAACGCTCCAACTTCTTTGCGCCGATGCCGCCGATGCGGGCCATCTGGTCCAGCGATGCGGGGCGCTTCTCGGCCATTTCGATCAAGGTGCGGTCGGGAAAGATCACATAGGCCGGGACCCGTGCCGCCTCGGCCAGCGCCCGGCGCTTGGCCTTGAGCGCGGACAGCAGCGGCGCGTCCTCGTCATTGACCATGGCCTTGACCGCCGGACGCCGCGCCGCCTTGCTCACCGTATCCTTGCGCAACTCGATCCCGGCCTCGCCGCGCAGGATCGGCAGCGCCGCCTCGGTCATCCGCAGCGCGCCGTGGCGTTCGGGATCTGGGCGCACCAGGTCGCGGCCCATCATCTGACGAAAGATCGCCTGCCACTGGGCGCGGTTCCATTCGGTGCCGACCCCATAGGTGGGCAACTGGTCATGGCGGCGGTCGCGGATCTTGTCGGTCTGGTTGCCCAGCAGGATGTCGATCAGATGGGTCGCGCCGAACCATTCCTCGGTCCGCAGCATCGCCGACAAGGCCATGCGCACTGCGGTTGTGCCATCGAACCGTTCCGCCGGGCTGTCGCACAGATCGCATTTGCCGCAGGTGATCTCGGTCTCGCCAAAATAACCCAGCAGGGTCTGTCGACGGCAGGTCATCGCCTCGGCCAGACCCAGAAGCGCGTTCAACCGGGCATGATCGGCGGCGCGGCGCTCGGGCGGGGCCAGGCCTTCGTCGATCTGGCTGCGGCGCAGGCGGATGTCGTCGGGGCCGAACAGGGTCAGTGTCTCGGCCGGCCCGCCATCACGGCCCGCACGGCCGATCTCCTGATAATAGGCCTCGATGGATTTCGGCAGATCGGCATGGGCGACCCAGCGGATATCGGGCTTGTCGATACCCATGCCAAAGGCCACCGTCGCCACCACGATCAGCCCGTCCTCGCGGGCAAAGCGGGTCTCGACGATGCGGCGGTCCTCGGCCTCCATGCCGCCGTGATAGTGACAGGCGCTGTGGCCGTCCTCGCGCAGGGCCTGCGCCAGCGTCTCGGTCTTGGCCCGGGTGCCGCAATAGACGATGCCCGACTGGCCGCGCCGGGCGCCCGCGAAATCCAGGATCTGGCGGCGCGGGCTGTCCTTGGCGGCAAAGGCCAGGTGGATATTGGGCCGGTCGAACCCGCGCAGGAAACTGCGCGGTTCCTCGCCATCGAACAGTTTCGCAACGATCTCGGCCTGGGTCTCGGCATCCGCCGTGGCGGTAAAGGCGGCCAGCGGCACGCCCAGCGCCCTGCGCAGCTCGCCGATACGCAGGTAATCGGGGCGAAAATCATGGCCCCACTGGCTGACGCAATGAGCCTCGTCCACCGCGATCAGGCTGACCCCGATCCGCCGCAGCATCCCCATCGCCGCGCCCGATGCGAGCCGTTCGGGGGCCATGTAAAGCAGCTTCAGCCGCCCCGCCTCCAGCGCCTGCCAGACCGCCTCGGTCTCCTCGGGTGTGTTGCCCGAGGTCAGCGCCCCCGCCTCGACACCCGCCTCTTGCAGGCTGCGCACCTGGTCGCGCATCAGGGCGATCAGCGGCGAGATCACCACCGTCACCCCCTCGCGCATCAGCGCCGGCAGTTGGAAACACAGCGACTTGCCGCCCCCCGTCGGCATGATCGCCAGCACGTTCTCGCCCTCGGCCACGGCCTGCGCGATCTCCTCCTGCCCGGGGCGGAAGGCGTCGAATCCAAACACATCTCGCAACAGCGGTGCGGCGTCGAACATCTGGGGGTGGCCTGTCCTGATTGTACGCTCTGCTCTTTGGCGCCACCTTACACGTGCGCAGGCGTCGGAAACAATAGCGCCGGCGCCCGTCTTCTTCTGTTCGAAAACATCTGTCGTGTTGTTTTGGTCATACGATTTTCAGCAGAGCAGTCGTTTGTCTTTTGTACGGCGGATTCGACGAGAGAGCCCATCCTGTGAGTTCACTTTTTGCGCTGCGTGCGCATGCAGTATGAAGATCGGGGCTAGTGCTTGGCAAAGGACGCTGCTGTGCGGCTGAAAAACCGGTCATTCATGCTTGCTGCAGCAAGGATGGGTTGGGCAAGGATCGCGTAGCTGAAGTGGTCCCATCTTTTGGGACAGGTTTGCAGCTTTGCTAAGGTGTATCGTGTTTAGATGTCATGCTGCGTTTCGCTCGTTCAAGCCTGGCCGATATGCGTCGTCCGGTGTCTGCCGATCAAGCGCGGAATGGGGGCGGGTGTTGTAGAAAGCCATCCAGCCCTTGCTGATGCGTCGGACCTGGAAGCTGTCAGTGATTTCTTCGAGATAGATCGCCTCCTGCTTCAGGCTGCGCCAGAGTCGTTCGATGACGATGTTGTCGAGGTGTCTCCTGCACGGTCTTGTCGCCCCGCAGCGCTGCCACCGCCACCTTGGCCTTTTACTGATCTGCAAAACTCCGGAGCTTTGCCATTCTCGTATCCCCTCGAAGGTTCGGGATACACCTTAGCTGACTGTCCAGTTTTCTGGGACCTCTTCAGCCGGCGACTGCAGTTACCAAAGCGACAAGTACGATCTGAGTCAGTGTTTTCAAGGCATTACCTTTCACCGGACCTTGTTCTCTGGATCAGTCAGGTGGGTTTAGCGAACTGTGGCCATGGTCACCCTGAATCGCTTGAGCGCGATGAAGAAAAAGACCGCGCTGAGCGCGACCATGACCACCATGTCGGGCCAGACGATATCCAGTCCGGCATCGCGATAGAGAATGGCTTGAGAAAACGACACGAAATGTGTCGACGGTGACAACTGCATGACGTTCTGAAGCCAGACCGGCATGCTTTCCATCGGCGTCGTACTGCCGGACAGCAAATTCATGATCACGAGAACCGGGAGCGACAACAGACCGAATTGCGGCATCGACGTGGTGAAGGTGGCCAGCAGGATACCGAGCCCCGTGACCGAGGCAAGGTAAAGCACCGCCCCGCATACGAAGAGCGGGATCGAACCCGCGATCGGAACCGCCAACACGGTCTGCACGACGATCCAGAGCGACAGGATGGCGGCGACAACGATCACAAGGCCGTTGGCCCATATCTTGGCAACCATGATCTCGGACGGGGTGACCGGCATCACCAGCAAATGTTCGATCGTGCCATGTTCGCGCTCGCGGATCAGCGCGGCGCCGGTCAAAAGTACAGACAGGATGGTGATGTTGTTGATGATCTGCATCACGGATGAAAACCAGATGGAATTCAGGTTCGGATTGAACTTTGTCCTGACGACCAGGTCGATCAGCCGAGTGGTTGTGATGTCGTCGCCGGAAACGAACTTGGCGACTTCAGCGAGGATGATCTGCTGAAGGAACACCGAACCGTTACCGGCCTGTGCCATTGCGGTGGCATCCACGTTGAGCTGTATCTGAGGTTTGTGGCCGCTCAGCACATCCGCCTCGAAACTGGGTGGAAATGACAGGACAAACACGAACTTGCCGCTGTTCATCACGCTTTCAATCTCACCGGCCGAGATTTCCTGTGGCGGATTGAATTCGGGTGGAAGGATCGCGCCCAAAATGCGCCCCGTCAGTGCCGAACGGTCCTGGTCCACATAGGCGACAGAGGCGTTCGAGACCTCAAGCTTGGCACCGGTCGCAACCGAATAGACGGCGAAGCTGAACACATAGACGATCAGCAGAATAAGCACGGGATCGGCACGCAGGCTGTTGAGTTCCTTGAGGCCAAGCCG
The window above is part of the Ruegeria pomeroyi DSS-3 genome. Proteins encoded here:
- the recQ gene encoding DNA helicase RecQ, translated to MFDAAPLLRDVFGFDAFRPGQEEIAQAVAEGENVLAIMPTGGGKSLCFQLPALMREGVTVVISPLIALMRDQVRSLQEAGVEAGALTSGNTPEETEAVWQALEAGRLKLLYMAPERLASGAAMGMLRRIGVSLIAVDEAHCVSQWGHDFRPDYLRIGELRRALGVPLAAFTATADAETQAEIVAKLFDGEEPRSFLRGFDRPNIHLAFAAKDSPRRQILDFAGARRGQSGIVYCGTRAKTETLAQALREDGHSACHYHGGMEAEDRRIVETRFAREDGLIVVATVAFGMGIDKPDIRWVAHADLPKSIEAYYQEIGRAGRDGGPAETLTLFGPDDIRLRRSQIDEGLAPPERRAADHARLNALLGLAEAMTCRRQTLLGYFGETEITCGKCDLCDSPAERFDGTTAVRMALSAMLRTEEWFGATHLIDILLGNQTDKIRDRRHDQLPTYGVGTEWNRAQWQAIFRQMMGRDLVRPDPERHGALRMTEAALPILRGEAGIELRKDTVSKAARRPAVKAMVNDEDAPLLSALKAKRRALAEAARVPAYVIFPDRTLIEMAEKRPASLDQMARIGGIGAKKLERYGAMFLEVVSGAAEMLHPARRKLAGRQTGNIYDRLLAVQADLARGPDGIDKPLSCSASQLAKVAQMRPDDRSGLEALLGDRRWERFGEAFLDVLGQTT
- a CDS encoding integrase core domain-containing protein — protein: MQISKRPRWRWQRCGATRPCRRHLDNIVIERLWRSLKQEAIYLEEITDSFQVRRISKGWMAFYNTRPHSALDRQTPDDAYRPGLNERNAA
- the yaaA gene encoding peroxide stress protein YaaA, giving the protein MLVVISPAKRLDWAERDVATTEPAFQDDAVRLAKTARNLTLGDLKKLMGLSDDLARLNRDRFREFADAPGADVTRPAALAFAGDTYQGLEAASLDSEEMDWAQQHLRILSGLYGVLRPLDAIQAYRLEMGSRLKTRRGTSLYDYWGDQLSRTLNAQADEIGTDVLVNCASQEYFGAVDPKALKLRVITPVFMEDKGGAPKIVSFFAKKARGAMARYIVQRRLTDPQALSEFDSGGYQYNADLSAPDKPVFLRPYQG
- a CDS encoding ABC transporter permease, which codes for MWQWLTNVFRLGLKELNSLRADPVLILLIVYVFSFAVYSVATGAKLEVSNASVAYVDQDRSALTGRILGAILPPEFNPPQEISAGEIESVMNSGKFVFVLSFPPSFEADVLSGHKPQIQLNVDATAMAQAGNGSVFLQQIILAEVAKFVSGDDITTTRLIDLVVRTKFNPNLNSIWFSSVMQIINNITILSVLLTGAALIREREHGTIEHLLVMPVTPSEIMVAKIWANGLVIVVAAILSLWIVVQTVLAVPIAGSIPLFVCGAVLYLASVTGLGILLATFTTSMPQFGLLSLPVLVIMNLLSGSTTPMESMPVWLQNVMQLSPSTHFVSFSQAILYRDAGLDIVWPDMVVMVALSAVFFFIALKRFRVTMATVR
- a CDS encoding flavin-dependent oxidoreductase, encoding MTVLIAGAGIAGLSLGLTLHQIGVPFRIYEATAVLRPMGVGINLQPNAVRELLDLGLEAELDRIGVRTRQLGFYSKLGKTIWEEPRGIWAGYAWPQYSVHRGALQMMLYEALIARAGADCVVTGARAAGFETGPESATLILSDGRRVEGRLLIAADGIHSALRAQMYPNEGEPIWNGRVLWRATTRAPAYFGGGAMAMIGHDDLRLVSYPISEPDGDGMVEMNWIAEKRFPLDAAWKKEDWNRAADIGDFLPDFADWRFDWIDVPALIQGAEVVYEYPMVDRDPLPRWTGGSVTLMGDAAHPTYPVGSNGASQAILDARIIGARLLEHGITPRALAAYEAEVRPVTTAVGQANRAGGGPDGVLQRVEDLCGGDFDDIDTVIPHAELAAHAARYKSIAGFSIEELNARPRTIAEGARIPA